The following proteins are co-located in the Eleginops maclovinus isolate JMC-PN-2008 ecotype Puerto Natales chromosome 1, JC_Emac_rtc_rv5, whole genome shotgun sequence genome:
- the npbwr2b gene encoding neuropeptides B/W receptor type 2b: MENVSVSGGAPPVCNYSVDFYSLTSGNSTDLNCTLPPEIYFYADLYVILPVIYSVICAVGLTGNTAVIYVILKAPKMKTVTNMFILNLAIADDLFTLVLPINIAEHLLHYWPFGDVLCKVILSIDHYNIFSSIYFLTVMSIDRYLVVLATVRSKRMPYRTYRAAKIISLCVWILVILIVMPFTVFAGVFVNPDDERKSCVLSFPSPESFWFKASRIYTLILGFAIPVSTICILYTMMLYKLRNMRLNSNAKALDKAKKKVTIMVFIVLAVCLFCWTPFHLSTIVALTTDLRTTPLLIGISYFITSLSYANSCLNPFLYAFLDDSFRKAFKKMLECRPA; the protein is encoded by the coding sequence atGGAGAATGTGTCCGTCTCTGGAGGTGCTCCCCCAGTCTGCAATTACTCTGTGGATTTCTACTCCCTGACTTCCGGAAACAGCACTGACCTGAACTGTACCCTTCCTCCTGAGATTTACTTCTACGCTGACCTCTACGTCATTTTACCGGTCATCTACTCTGTGATCTGCGCAGTGGGACTGACAGGCAACACGGCCGTCATCTACGTGATCCTCAAAGCACCCAAGATGAAAACAGTGACCAATATGTTCATACTGAACTTGGCCATCGCTGATGATTTGTTCACTTTGGTGTTGCCAATCAACATAGCCGAACACTTGCTGCACTACTGGCCTTTTGGCGACGTTTTGTGCAAAGTCATCCTCAGCATAGACCACTACAACATTTTCTCCAGTATCTACTTCCTGACTGTCATGAGCATTGACCGCTACCTGGTTGTCTTGGCCACTGTGAGGTCCAAACGCATGCCTTACCGCACCTACCGAGCAGCCAAGATCATCTCGCTATGTGTCTGGATCCTTGTTATCCTCATCGTCATGCCTTTCACTGTGTTCGCCGGCGTCTTCGTCAACCCAGATGATGAGAGGAAGAGCTGCGTGCTCAGCTTCCCTAGCCCCGAGAGTTTCTGGTTCAAAGCGAGCCGGATCTACACACTCATCTTGGGCTTTGCCATTCCGGTTTCAACCATCTGCATCTTATACACCATGATGCTCTACAAGCTGAGGAACATGCGGCTCAACAGCAATGCCAAAGCGCTGGACAAAGCCAAGAAGAAAGTGACCATCATGGTGTTTATCGTCTTGGCCGTGTGCTTGTTCTGCTGGACGCCTTTCCACCTCAGCACCATTGTGGCTCTGACGACAGACCTGAGGACCACGCCGCTCCTGATCGGGATCTCCTACTTCATAACCAGCCTGAGCTACGCCAACTCCTGCCTCAACCCGTTCCTCTACGCCTTCCTGGACGACAGCTTCAGGAAAGCCTTCAAAAAAATGTTGGAATGTAGACCGGCCTGA